One genomic window of Streptomonospora nanhaiensis includes the following:
- the ligA gene encoding NAD-dependent DNA ligase LigA, with amino-acid sequence MSAEQPAAADEVPAEVRERHTFLCQELDDHSYRYYMGNPIISDAEYDTLMRELVGIEERHPVLVTQDSPSQKVGAPISVDFAAVEHLERLQSLDNAFAPEELDAWVHRVESEAPVDAYLCELKIDGLAVDLVYEKGRLVRAATRGDGRVGEDITLNVRTIDTVPVRLDESVRPAPELLEVRGEVFLPGEAFEALNARLADDGKPPFANPRNAAAGSLRQKDPRVTATRPLSMLVHGVGAHRGVEFTHQSHVYDLLRDWGLPVSDRYRVVPDVDKVREYIRHYAEHRHDPAYEIDGVVVKVDDVALQRRLGSTSRAPRWAIAYKYPPEEVTTKLVDIRVNVGRTGRVTPYGVMEPVRVAGSEVEFATLHNAQEVARKGVLIGDTVVLRKAGDVIPEIVGPVVERRDGSERAFVMPETCPECGTALGRQKEADVDLRCPNHRDCPGQRRERLFYIASRKALDIEELGYVAATALTQPLHPATPPLRDEGDLFDLTMDQLLPIKSLVLDPDTSEPKRDPKTGEPKVVTFFANQNGEPKKTAENLLQELEQAKQRPLWRVLVALSIRHVGPRAAEDLARHFRSIEAIGAATEEELAAVNGVGPTIAASIKEWFSVDWHREIVRKWRAAGVRMEEAGAGGPRPLDGVTVVVTGSLSSFSRDEATEAVAERGGRVTGSVSKKTGFVVVGDNPGSKYDKAVQAGVPILDEDGFRVLLEQGPEAATERRLAAE; translated from the coding sequence GTGAGCGCTGAACAGCCCGCAGCCGCCGACGAGGTCCCCGCCGAGGTGCGCGAGCGCCACACGTTCCTGTGCCAGGAGCTGGACGACCACAGCTACCGGTACTACATGGGCAACCCGATCATCTCCGACGCCGAGTACGACACCCTCATGCGCGAGCTGGTCGGCATCGAGGAGCGCCACCCCGTCCTGGTCACCCAGGACTCCCCGTCCCAGAAGGTCGGCGCGCCCATCAGCGTCGACTTCGCGGCCGTGGAGCACCTGGAGCGCCTGCAGAGCCTCGACAACGCCTTCGCCCCCGAGGAGCTGGACGCCTGGGTGCACCGGGTGGAGTCCGAGGCCCCCGTCGACGCCTACCTGTGCGAGCTGAAGATCGACGGCCTGGCCGTCGACCTCGTCTACGAGAAGGGCCGCCTGGTCCGCGCGGCCACGCGCGGCGACGGCCGCGTCGGCGAGGACATCACGCTCAACGTCCGCACCATCGACACCGTCCCCGTGCGCCTGGACGAGTCCGTCCGCCCCGCGCCCGAACTCCTGGAGGTCCGCGGCGAGGTCTTCCTGCCCGGCGAGGCGTTCGAGGCCCTCAACGCCCGCCTGGCCGACGACGGCAAGCCGCCCTTCGCCAACCCCCGCAACGCCGCCGCCGGCTCGCTGCGGCAGAAGGACCCCCGCGTCACCGCCACCCGGCCGCTGAGCATGCTGGTGCACGGCGTGGGCGCGCACCGGGGCGTGGAGTTCACCCACCAGTCCCACGTCTACGACCTCCTGCGCGACTGGGGCCTGCCGGTCAGCGACCGCTACCGCGTGGTCCCCGACGTCGACAAGGTCCGCGAGTACATCCGGCACTACGCCGAGCACCGCCACGACCCCGCCTACGAGATCGACGGCGTGGTCGTCAAGGTCGACGACGTCGCGCTCCAGCGCAGACTCGGCTCCACCAGCCGCGCCCCGCGCTGGGCCATCGCCTACAAGTACCCGCCCGAGGAGGTCACCACCAAGCTGGTCGACATCCGCGTCAACGTCGGCCGCACCGGCCGGGTGACCCCCTACGGCGTCATGGAGCCGGTGCGCGTGGCCGGCTCCGAGGTCGAGTTCGCCACCCTGCACAACGCCCAGGAGGTCGCGCGCAAGGGCGTCCTCATCGGCGACACCGTCGTGCTGCGCAAGGCCGGCGACGTCATCCCCGAGATCGTCGGCCCGGTGGTGGAGCGCCGCGACGGCTCCGAGCGCGCGTTCGTCATGCCCGAGACCTGCCCCGAGTGCGGCACCGCGCTCGGCCGGCAGAAGGAGGCCGACGTCGACCTCCGCTGCCCCAACCACCGCGACTGCCCCGGCCAGCGCCGCGAGCGGCTGTTCTACATCGCCAGCCGCAAGGCCCTCGACATCGAGGAGCTGGGCTATGTCGCCGCCACCGCGCTGACCCAGCCGCTGCACCCGGCCACCCCGCCGCTGCGCGACGAGGGCGACCTCTTCGACCTCACCATGGACCAGCTGCTGCCGATCAAGTCGCTGGTCCTCGACCCCGACACCTCCGAGCCCAAGCGCGACCCCAAGACCGGCGAACCCAAGGTCGTCACCTTCTTCGCCAACCAGAACGGCGAACCCAAGAAGACCGCCGAGAACCTGCTGCAGGAGCTGGAGCAGGCCAAGCAGCGCCCGCTGTGGCGGGTGCTGGTGGCGCTGTCCATCCGCCACGTCGGCCCGCGCGCCGCCGAGGACCTCGCCCGCCACTTCCGCTCCATCGAGGCCATCGGCGCCGCCACCGAGGAGGAGTTGGCCGCGGTCAACGGCGTGGGGCCCACCATCGCCGCCTCCATCAAGGAGTGGTTCTCCGTCGACTGGCACCGCGAGATCGTCCGCAAGTGGCGGGCGGCCGGGGTGCGCATGGAGGAGGCGGGCGCCGGCGGCCCGCGCCCGCTCGACGGCGTCACCGTGGTGGTCACCGGATCGCTGTCGTCGTTCAGCCGCGACGAGGCCACCGAGGCCGTCGCCGAGCGCGGCGGGCGGGTCACCGGCTCGGTCTCGAAGAAGACCGGTTTCGTGGTCGTGGGCGACAACCCCGGGTCCAAGTACGACAAGGCCGTGCAGGCCGGAGTGCCGATTCTGGACGAGGACGGGTTCCGCGTGCTGCTGGAGCAAGGGCCGGAAGCGGCCACCGAGCGGCGGCTCGCCGCGGAATAG
- the gatC gene encoding Asp-tRNA(Asn)/Glu-tRNA(Gln) amidotransferase subunit GatC, producing the protein MSAITRDEVAHLARLSRLALHEDELDQLAAQLDEIISAVAKVQEVAKGDIPPTSHALPLTNVYRPDETHQGLTPDQALAGAPAVEDQRFRVPQILGEEE; encoded by the coding sequence ATGTCCGCCATCACCCGCGATGAGGTCGCGCACCTCGCCCGGTTGTCGCGGCTGGCGCTGCACGAGGACGAGCTGGACCAGCTCGCCGCCCAGCTCGACGAGATCATCTCGGCTGTGGCCAAGGTGCAGGAGGTCGCCAAGGGCGACATCCCGCCCACCTCGCACGCCCTTCCGCTGACCAACGTCTACCGCCCCGACGAGACGCACCAGGGGCTCACCCCCGACCAGGCGCTGGCGGGCGCGCCCGCGGTGGAGGACCAGCGCTTCCGCGTGCCGCAGATCCTGGGGGAGGAAGAGTGA
- a CDS encoding putative bifunctional diguanylate cyclase/phosphodiesterase, producing the protein MLDPTNTRDLGPRVGTPLWLYLAGITVAGGALLGVTLFVYGLDRLQVLGASPLIWLMLCMVVIGELRPIASPRTAADNGAPTSLPFSFALLLSFGLPVAGLVQAVATAIAGVARGHAPHRVLFNIAQYALSFGAADAVLRLVAPGSAVHPWVAKGPDLAAVAAAGAVYYVCNLVLVESAVAMHERAPLGAVLRKDLGQRLFVHGVLLSLAPLVSVAMVHEVWLVPLFFFPLAALYTSATLSMKREHQANHDELTGLANRKLLILRTQEALSEAQLRKHRVGLLLLDLDRFKEVNDTLGHPTGDRLLQTVARRLTHSVRPGDLVARLGGDEFAVLLPQVRDPASAREVATRLRVSLAEPMRLDGMDFDLEASVGIALYPNHAPDFELLMQRADVAMYVAKEHRTGVELYEQHKDRNSTARLSLFGELRRALVEDELEMFYQPKVRLADHRTVGLEALVRWRHPQRGVLPPEDFVPLVEQSYLMRSFTHEVLERTLPQVARWWAQGIELPVAVNLSARELLDPTLPDIVAAALRRHGVAPQAIRLDISERVMVAEADAVTPTILALADLGIALALDDFGTGYFTLARLGGLPVEEIKIDESFVRRSLADPDGHLIVRSAVDLVGTLGMRAVAEGVESERVAEDMRAMGCYAAQGRHFASPLEAHQVAPWLAEHGGPYSALGGASGEPTEHSRTL; encoded by the coding sequence ATGTTGGATCCCACTAACACCCGGGACCTCGGGCCCCGGGTCGGGACGCCGCTGTGGCTCTACCTCGCCGGCATCACCGTGGCCGGGGGCGCGCTCCTCGGCGTCACGCTCTTCGTCTACGGCCTGGACCGGCTGCAGGTCCTCGGCGCCTCGCCGCTGATCTGGCTCATGCTGTGCATGGTCGTCATCGGCGAACTCCGGCCGATCGCCTCGCCCCGCACGGCCGCCGACAACGGCGCGCCCACCTCGCTGCCGTTCTCCTTCGCGCTGCTGCTGTCTTTCGGCCTGCCCGTGGCCGGCCTGGTGCAGGCCGTGGCCACCGCCATCGCGGGCGTGGCCCGCGGCCACGCCCCCCACCGCGTGCTGTTCAACATCGCCCAGTACGCCCTCAGCTTCGGGGCGGCCGACGCCGTGCTGCGCCTGGTCGCCCCCGGCAGCGCGGTCCACCCCTGGGTGGCCAAGGGCCCCGACCTCGCCGCGGTCGCCGCCGCCGGGGCCGTCTACTACGTGTGCAACCTCGTGCTGGTGGAGTCCGCGGTCGCCATGCACGAGCGCGCCCCCCTGGGCGCGGTGCTGCGCAAGGACCTCGGCCAGCGGCTGTTCGTCCACGGGGTGCTGCTCAGCCTGGCCCCGCTGGTGTCGGTGGCCATGGTCCACGAGGTCTGGCTGGTGCCGCTGTTCTTCTTCCCCCTTGCCGCGCTCTACACCAGCGCCACCCTGTCGATGAAGCGCGAGCACCAGGCCAACCACGACGAGCTGACCGGCCTGGCCAACCGCAAGCTGCTCATCCTGCGCACCCAGGAGGCGCTCAGCGAGGCCCAGCTGCGCAAGCACCGCGTGGGCCTGCTCCTGCTCGACCTCGACCGGTTCAAGGAGGTCAACGACACCCTGGGCCACCCCACCGGCGACCGCCTCCTGCAGACCGTGGCCCGCCGCCTCACCCACAGCGTGCGCCCCGGCGACCTCGTGGCCCGCCTGGGCGGCGACGAGTTCGCCGTGCTGCTGCCCCAGGTCCGCGACCCCGCCTCGGCCCGCGAGGTCGCCACCCGGCTGCGGGTGTCCCTGGCCGAGCCCATGCGCCTGGACGGCATGGACTTCGACCTGGAGGCCAGCGTGGGCATCGCCCTCTACCCCAACCACGCCCCCGACTTCGAACTCCTCATGCAGCGCGCCGACGTCGCCATGTACGTCGCCAAGGAGCACCGCACCGGCGTGGAGCTGTACGAGCAGCACAAGGACCGCAACTCCACCGCCCGGCTCAGCCTGTTCGGCGAGCTGCGCCGCGCCCTGGTCGAGGACGAGCTGGAGATGTTCTACCAGCCCAAGGTCCGCCTGGCCGACCACCGCACCGTGGGCCTTGAGGCGCTGGTGCGCTGGCGCCACCCCCAGCGCGGCGTGCTGCCCCCCGAGGACTTCGTGCCGCTGGTGGAGCAGTCCTACCTGATGCGCAGCTTCACCCACGAGGTGCTGGAGCGCACCCTGCCGCAGGTCGCGCGCTGGTGGGCCCAGGGCATCGAGCTGCCCGTGGCCGTGAACCTCTCGGCCCGCGAACTCCTCGACCCCACCTTGCCCGACATCGTGGCCGCCGCGCTGCGCCGCCACGGGGTGGCGCCCCAGGCCATCCGCCTGGACATCAGCGAGCGGGTCATGGTGGCCGAGGCCGACGCGGTCACCCCCACCATCCTGGCCCTGGCCGACCTCGGGATCGCCCTGGCCCTGGACGACTTCGGCACCGGCTACTTCACCCTGGCCCGGCTGGGCGGCCTGCCCGTCGAGGAGATCAAGATCGACGAGTCGTTCGTGCGGCGCAGCCTCGCCGACCCCGACGGCCACCTGATCGTGCGCTCGGCCGTCGACCTCGTGGGCACCCTGGGCATGCGCGCCGTGGCCGAGGGCGTGGAGTCCGAGCGGGTGGCCGAGGACATGCGCGCCATGGGCTGCTACGCCGCGCAGGGCCGCCACTTCGCCTCGCCCCTGGAGGCCCACCAGGTCGCCCCCTGGCTCGCCGAGCACGGCGGCCCCTACAGCGCCCTGGGCGGGGCCTCCGGCGAGCCCACCGAGCACAGCCGCACGCTCTAG
- a CDS encoding thioester domain-containing protein yields MTITIHPHSAPRRTGVITKVAATAAAAALAFGVSTMPAYAEGAIGHYKGGGEQGLKVNTTDGSVSTTLFDLVLEDGTVLKTYCIDFETNIRKAEYQEDDWETYPGQGEFAEPAKVHWILQNSYPQVDVATLAEQSGVAGLQKQQALAGTQAAIWHFSNGIDLKDDNDANVKALYDYLVENAKDEPSTSEPNISLNIAPASAEGTAGETIGEFTVETTADAVPLTLEGPEGVELVDLETGEPVESVANGGKFGVAVPEGTEPGSATVTASVSTTVHAGRLFRGTGDTPTQTLITAEKGEVSVESGVTVNWTEGTQPSPSPSPSETPSPSPSDSPSPSPSETPSPSPSETPDDQAPPEDEDEGGLPVTGAAIGGLVAAAVAALGTGGAAMYLSRKRRSSAADSAE; encoded by the coding sequence TTGACCATAACGATTCACCCCCACTCTGCCCCGCGCCGCACCGGTGTGATCACCAAGGTCGCGGCCACCGCCGCTGCCGCGGCCCTGGCTTTCGGCGTCTCGACCATGCCCGCCTACGCGGAGGGTGCGATCGGGCACTACAAGGGCGGCGGCGAGCAGGGCCTCAAGGTCAACACCACCGACGGCAGCGTCAGCACGACCCTGTTCGACCTGGTGCTCGAAGACGGCACGGTCCTCAAGACCTACTGCATCGACTTCGAGACCAACATCCGCAAGGCGGAGTACCAGGAGGACGACTGGGAGACCTACCCCGGCCAGGGCGAGTTCGCCGAGCCGGCCAAGGTCCACTGGATCCTGCAGAACTCCTACCCCCAGGTCGACGTCGCGACGCTCGCCGAGCAGAGCGGCGTGGCCGGGCTGCAGAAGCAGCAGGCCCTGGCCGGTACCCAGGCCGCCATCTGGCACTTCAGCAACGGCATCGACCTGAAGGACGACAACGACGCCAACGTCAAGGCGCTCTACGACTACCTGGTCGAGAACGCCAAGGACGAGCCCTCGACCTCCGAGCCGAACATCTCGCTGAACATCGCCCCGGCCTCCGCCGAGGGCACCGCCGGCGAGACCATCGGCGAGTTCACCGTCGAGACCACCGCCGACGCCGTCCCGCTGACCCTTGAGGGCCCCGAGGGCGTCGAACTGGTCGACCTGGAGACCGGCGAGCCGGTCGAGAGCGTCGCCAACGGCGGCAAGTTCGGTGTCGCGGTACCCGAGGGCACCGAGCCCGGCTCCGCCACGGTCACCGCGTCGGTCTCCACCACGGTGCACGCCGGCCGCCTGTTCCGCGGCACCGGCGACACCCCGACCCAGACCCTGATCACCGCCGAGAAGGGCGAGGTCAGCGTCGAGAGCGGTGTCACCGTCAACTGGACCGAGGGCACCCAGCCCAGCCCGAGCCCCTCGCCCAGCGAGACCCCCAGCCCGAGCCCGAGCGACAGCCCGAGCCCCTCGCCCAGCGAGACCCCCAGCCCCTCCCCCAGCGAGACCCCTGACGACCAGGCTCCGCCGGAGGACGAGGACGAGGGCGGTCTGCCCGTGACCGGTGCCGCCATCGGCGGTCTGGTCGCCGCGGCCGTCGCCGCTCTGGGCACCGGTGGTGCGGCCATGTACCTGAGCCGCAAGCGCCGCAGCTCCGCCGCCGACTCCGCCGAGTAG
- the gatA gene encoding Asp-tRNA(Asn)/Glu-tRNA(Gln) amidotransferase subunit GatA yields MSAAELGAAVRSGQTSAEEAAGAYLDRIAEVDGQVNAFLHVDRETTLEQARAVDARLAAGEDPGPLAGVPVAHKDVFTTADMPTTAASRILEGWRPPYDATVTARLRGAGMVVLGKTNMDEFAMGSSTENSAYGVTRNPWDLGRIPGGSSGGSSAAVAAFEAPLATGTDTGGSIRQPAAVCGLVGAKPTYGGSSRYGVIAFASSLDTPGPMARTVLDAALMHEAFSGHDPRDSTSVDAPVPPVVEAARRADVEGLRVGVVKELGGEGYQPGVLRRFTEAVELLESLGAKVVEVSCPSFDAALAAYYLIAPSECSSNLARFDAMRYGLRVGDDGTRSAEEVMSLTRAEGFGPEVKRRIILGTYALSSGYYDAYYGSAQQVRTLIKRDFDAAFENVDVLVSPTTPTTAFPLGERTGDPMAMYLADLCTIPANLAGTPALSVPCGLADEDNLPVGLQIMAPALADDRTYRVAAAVEAALTDRRGGPLLAGSAFAV; encoded by the coding sequence ATGAGCGCGGCCGAACTCGGCGCGGCCGTCCGCTCCGGCCAGACCTCCGCCGAAGAGGCCGCCGGCGCCTACCTCGACCGGATCGCCGAGGTCGACGGCCAGGTCAACGCCTTCCTGCACGTCGACCGCGAGACCACCCTGGAGCAGGCCCGCGCGGTCGACGCCCGGCTGGCCGCCGGCGAGGACCCCGGTCCGCTCGCGGGCGTGCCCGTGGCGCACAAGGACGTCTTCACCACCGCCGACATGCCCACCACCGCGGCTTCCAGGATCCTGGAGGGCTGGCGCCCGCCCTACGACGCCACCGTCACCGCGCGGCTGCGCGGGGCCGGGATGGTGGTGCTGGGCAAGACCAACATGGACGAGTTCGCCATGGGCTCCTCCACGGAGAACTCCGCCTACGGCGTCACCCGCAACCCGTGGGACCTCGGCCGCATCCCCGGCGGGTCCTCCGGCGGCTCCTCGGCGGCCGTCGCCGCCTTCGAGGCCCCGCTGGCCACCGGCACCGACACCGGCGGGTCCATCCGCCAGCCGGCGGCGGTGTGCGGCCTGGTGGGCGCCAAGCCGACCTACGGCGGGTCCTCCCGCTACGGCGTGATCGCCTTCGCGTCCTCACTGGACACCCCCGGCCCGATGGCCCGCACCGTGCTCGACGCCGCGCTGATGCACGAGGCGTTCTCCGGCCACGACCCCCGCGACTCCACCTCGGTCGACGCGCCCGTGCCGCCGGTGGTCGAGGCGGCCCGGCGCGCCGACGTCGAGGGCCTGCGCGTCGGCGTCGTCAAGGAGCTGGGCGGCGAGGGCTACCAGCCCGGCGTGCTGCGCCGGTTCACCGAGGCGGTGGAGCTGCTGGAGTCGCTGGGCGCCAAGGTCGTCGAGGTCTCCTGCCCCAGCTTCGACGCCGCGCTGGCCGCCTACTACCTCATCGCGCCCAGCGAGTGCTCCTCCAACCTCGCCCGCTTCGACGCGATGCGCTACGGCCTGCGCGTGGGCGACGACGGCACCCGCAGCGCCGAGGAGGTCATGTCGCTGACCCGCGCCGAGGGCTTCGGCCCCGAGGTCAAGCGGCGGATCATCCTGGGCACCTACGCGCTGTCCAGCGGCTACTACGACGCCTACTACGGCTCGGCCCAGCAGGTGCGCACGCTGATCAAGCGCGACTTCGACGCCGCCTTCGAGAACGTCGACGTGCTCGTCTCGCCGACCACGCCCACAACGGCGTTCCCGCTGGGCGAGCGCACCGGCGACCCGATGGCGATGTACCTGGCCGACCTGTGCACCATCCCGGCCAACCTGGCGGGCACCCCCGCGCTGTCGGTGCCCTGCGGCCTGGCCGACGAGGACAACCTGCCGGTGGGCCTGCAGATCATGGCGCCGGCGCTGGCCGACGACCGCACCTACCGCGTGGCGGCGGCCGTCGAGGCGGCGCTGACCGACCGCCGCGGCGGCCCGCTGCTGGCGGGCAGCGCCTTCGCGGTCTAG
- a CDS encoding thioester domain-containing protein: protein MFRTLRRAAAAAAAALAVAVGAGAPAAADDISRVAPDSTPGATVLLAGGEAAETTLYRLAVGEGAEVAAYCADVSTSVRPEAAYVEAAWDDPAAPAGAGDAAGAVGWIAEHSYPHVGLERLRAESGARALTEAQAIAGTQAAIWHFTNGLELGRGGRGNGGANGNGNGGNAGPVVRLYEHLVAGAEETARPAPEPGLRVTPARVESADPAEPIGPLTVHTSALGPVSVWVRGAPEGRLTDADGTEVARLGDGDRFFLRLPETAGAGVATVYAGVSDAVVAPGRLFVGRYGVSTQPLVAAGSAMAGATASVKVDWAPPEPEAPDAPASPAPEADPAPSSAPPSTAPAQAAPSPSDSETPMVVAEDRRPRERLAHTGTWLGTIVIVGLALVAVGATALYLGRRRRDL, encoded by the coding sequence ATGTTCCGCACCCTGCGGCGGGCCGCCGCCGCGGCCGCCGCGGCCCTTGCCGTGGCCGTCGGGGCGGGTGCCCCGGCCGCCGCCGACGACATCTCGCGGGTCGCCCCCGACTCCACCCCCGGCGCCACCGTGCTGCTGGCAGGCGGCGAGGCCGCCGAGACCACGCTGTACCGGCTGGCGGTGGGCGAGGGCGCCGAGGTGGCCGCCTACTGCGCCGACGTCAGCACGAGCGTGCGGCCCGAGGCCGCCTACGTCGAGGCGGCCTGGGACGACCCCGCGGCCCCGGCCGGCGCCGGCGACGCCGCCGGCGCGGTGGGCTGGATCGCCGAGCACTCCTATCCCCATGTGGGCCTGGAGCGGCTGCGCGCCGAGAGCGGCGCGCGGGCGCTGACCGAGGCGCAGGCCATCGCCGGAACCCAGGCCGCGATCTGGCACTTCACCAACGGGCTGGAGTTGGGCCGGGGCGGGCGCGGCAACGGCGGCGCGAACGGCAACGGGAACGGCGGGAACGCCGGTCCGGTCGTGCGGCTCTACGAGCACCTGGTGGCCGGCGCCGAGGAGACCGCGCGGCCCGCCCCCGAGCCCGGCCTGCGGGTCACCCCCGCGCGGGTGGAGAGCGCCGACCCCGCCGAGCCCATCGGACCGCTGACCGTGCACACCTCGGCGCTGGGCCCGGTGTCGGTGTGGGTGCGCGGCGCCCCCGAGGGGCGGCTGACCGACGCCGACGGCACCGAGGTGGCGCGGCTGGGCGACGGCGACCGATTCTTCCTGCGGCTGCCGGAGACGGCGGGCGCGGGCGTGGCCACGGTGTACGCGGGGGTGTCCGACGCCGTGGTGGCGCCGGGCCGGCTGTTCGTGGGCCGCTACGGAGTGAGCACGCAGCCGCTGGTTGCGGCCGGCAGCGCGATGGCGGGGGCGACGGCGTCGGTGAAGGTCGACTGGGCGCCCCCGGAGCCCGAGGCGCCGGACGCGCCGGCCTCCCCCGCGCCCGAGGCGGACCCGGCCCCGTCCTCGGCACCCCCCTCCACGGCGCCCGCGCAGGCCGCGCCCTCACCGTCGGACTCCGAGACGCCGATGGTGGTCGCCGAGGACCGCCGGCCGCGGGAGCGGCTGGCCCACACCGGGACGTGGCTGGGGACGATCGTGATCGTGGGGCTGGCTTTGGTGGCGGTGGGCGCGACAGCGCTCTACCTGGGGCGGCGCCGCCGCGACCTGTGA